A region from the Silene latifolia isolate original U9 population chromosome 7, ASM4854445v1, whole genome shotgun sequence genome encodes:
- the LOC141590285 gene encoding uncharacterized protein LOC141590285 yields the protein MNPNMNPSNINYTNNYHPSQDPSQMQPPHLLSYNYHSSSPNYTYSQPIRLIATSFSSYSQPVHQARDPLQTPPTIHNLNDIEVEVDTGNITTPTSKTSRSIQWPKAEDEALITSFMRVSEDPIIGTDQAKEALWKKVTQEARPGDLQKRTRAMLDGRFRRISTQVMKWSGCMELATRRKRSGMNEDDVIAEARELYKPGKFALEHAWNILKQYEKWKIAISPYANVSYENTPTGDDGNDGSNSSGKRVRLEGEEYSTPISLDHGETMGTKRPEGVKVAKRNRGKKKVDGSTSGVDSNNQAEVNKMKEMWNETTAREHDIQQRKLKVDEAKIILHRERMEFDQRREARMKKENDFNTLQQLLRQTNLPPELEDYKQELLQSFKRH from the coding sequence ATGAATCCTAATATGAATCCTTCTAATATTAATTATACTAATAATTATCATCCTTCTCAAGATCCTTCTCAAATGCAACCACCTCATTTATTGTCATATAATTATCATAGTTCTAGTCCTAATTATACTTATTCTCAACCAATTAGGCTTATTGCTACTTCATTTTCCTCATATTCGCAACCCGTTCATCAAGCAAGAGATCCATTGCAAACTCCCCCAACTATCCACAATTTAAATGATATTGAAGTGGAAGTTGATACGGGGAATATAACAACACCCACTTCGAAAACAAGTAGATCTATTCAGTGGCCAAAAGCAGAAGATGAAGCCCTAATTACGTCATTCATGAGGGTTTCAGAAGACCCCATAATTGGCACGGACCAAGCAAAGGAAGCACTTTGGAAAAAGGTTACCCAAGAAGCCAGACCCGGTGACTTGCAGAAACGAACTCGTGCTATGCTTGATGGCCGATTTCGAAGAATCTCAACCCAAGTCATGAAATGGAGTGGATGCATGGAATTAGCCACCCGGAGGAAGAGAAGTGGAATGAATGAAGACGATGTTATCGCTGAGGCTAGAGAATTATACAAACCAGGTAAATTCGCTTTGGAGCATGCCTGGAACATACTGAAACAGTATGAAAAATGGAAAATAGCAATTTCTCCATACGCTAATGTGAGTTATGAGAATACTCCAACTGGAGATGATGGTAACGATGGAAGTAATAGTAGCGGGAAAAGAGTACGCCTTGAGGGTGAAGAGTACTCTACACCCATCTCTCTTGATCATGGAGAAACTATGGGTACTAAACGACCTGAAGGTGTCAAAGTTGCGAAGAGAAATAGAGGGAAGAAGAAGGTTGATGGTAGTACTTCTGGAGTTGATTCTAATAATCAAGCCGAAGTTAATAAGATGAAAGAAATGTGGAATGAAACAACCGCCCGGGAGCATGACATTCAACAACGTAAACTGAAGGTTGACGAAGCGAAGATTATCTTACATCGAGAAAGGATGGAGTTTGATCAACGAAGAGAAGCAAGAATGAAAAAGGAAAACGATTTTAATACGCTTCAACAATTACTTAGGCAAACCAATTTGCCTCCCGAACTTGAAGATTATAAGCAAGAGTTGCTACAATCATTTAAGCGTCATTAA